Proteins encoded within one genomic window of Flavobacterium gilvum:
- a CDS encoding molybdenum cofactor biosynthesis protein MoaE codes for MSTDKPKKSSFIQGQITSEFIGNSIAKHQSKTTIGAHNIFLGQVRADVIDGKTVAAIEYSAYEEMAEQTFYEIRESAFAKYELSCLHIYHSLGMVKTGEICLFVFVSAPRRKVVYEALEFLVEEIKEKTAIFGKEIFEDESYVWKQNS; via the coding sequence ATGTCAACAGATAAACCAAAGAAAAGCTCCTTTATTCAGGGACAGATAACCTCCGAGTTCATTGGGAATTCAATTGCCAAGCACCAAAGTAAAACCACGATTGGCGCTCATAACATTTTTTTGGGTCAGGTTCGTGCCGACGTGATTGACGGAAAAACAGTTGCCGCAATTGAATATTCTGCCTACGAAGAAATGGCAGAGCAAACATTTTATGAAATCAGAGAATCGGCTTTCGCCAAATATGAACTTTCGTGCCTGCATATTTATCACAGTTTGGGAATGGTGAAAACAGGCGAAATTTGTTTGTTTGTATTCGTTTCTGCACCAAGACGAAAAGTGGTGTATGAAGCTTTGGAGTTTTTGGTGGAAGAAATAAAAGAAAAAACAGCCATCTTCGGAAAAGAAATTTTTGAAGACGAAAGTTATGTTTGGAAGCAGAATTCTTGA
- a CDS encoding winged helix-turn-helix domain-containing protein has product MKIKSKIWIETEDGILISEGRIQLLKKIESTGSLNKAAKEMNISYQKAWKLIDASNKVSKEPLVATQVGGNKGGGTVVTPYGKSLIESFEKINVACWEFLDAQLEKHSL; this is encoded by the coding sequence TTGAAGATTAAAAGCAAAATTTGGATTGAAACCGAAGACGGAATTCTAATCAGCGAAGGACGCATTCAATTGTTAAAGAAGATTGAGTCCACGGGTTCGCTCAATAAAGCCGCCAAGGAAATGAATATTTCGTACCAAAAGGCATGGAAATTGATAGACGCTTCCAATAAAGTTTCGAAAGAGCCTTTAGTAGCAACTCAAGTTGGCGGGAATAAAGGAGGAGGAACTGTTGTGACTCCGTATGGTAAATCACTTATTGAATCTTTTGAAAAAATTAATGTTGCTTGTTGGGAATTTTTGGATGCCCAACTCGAGAAACATTCTTTATAA
- a CDS encoding HAD family hydrolase, protein MKQQCVIFDMDGVICHTNPDHAIAFKAFFDKYEIPHSEQEFEEHMYGKHNGYIMSHFFKRPISGEELRQLEDEKESMFREIYKDKVETIPHYLEFLEELKSHNFKTAVGTSAPRANLDLIVKALQIEDKMDSMMASEDVKTHKPNPEVYLKSAERVGVAPSDCVVFEDSFSGVSAALNAGMKVVGVLSSHTKEQLPPCDFYINDYSEVNVEKILDLLKS, encoded by the coding sequence ATGAAACAGCAATGTGTAATTTTTGATATGGATGGTGTAATCTGTCACACAAATCCAGATCATGCAATAGCTTTTAAAGCATTCTTTGATAAGTATGAAATTCCTCATTCGGAGCAGGAGTTTGAAGAGCATATGTACGGAAAACATAATGGGTATATCATGTCGCATTTTTTTAAGCGTCCAATTTCCGGTGAGGAACTTAGACAATTGGAAGATGAAAAAGAATCAATGTTTCGTGAAATTTATAAAGATAAAGTAGAAACAATTCCGCATTATTTAGAGTTTTTGGAGGAACTTAAATCACATAATTTTAAAACTGCCGTTGGGACATCTGCTCCGCGTGCGAATCTTGATTTGATTGTAAAGGCTTTGCAAATTGAAGACAAAATGGATTCGATGATGGCAAGCGAAGATGTGAAAACGCATAAACCAAACCCCGAAGTTTATTTGAAATCGGCTGAACGTGTGGGTGTTGCTCCGTCTGACTGTGTTGTTTTTGAAGATTCTTTTTCGGGAGTTAGCGCAGCTCTTAATGCCGGAATGAAAGTTGTGGGCGTTTTGAGTTCGCACACAAAAGAACAACTGCCTCCTTGTGACTTTTACATCAACGATTACAGTGAGGTAAATGTGGAGAAGATTTTGGATTTATTGAAGAGTTAG
- the moaCB gene encoding bifunctional molybdenum cofactor biosynthesis protein MoaC/MoaB → MVDITHKIITQRTATAQAIVKVGSVETMKAILNKTVPKGDVLEVARTAGLFAVKNTSNSIPDCHPMPIEFTGIEYEFLDDSVVIKVTVKAIYRTGVEVEAMHGASIVALTMYDMLKPIDKQVEISTIKLLHKKGGKSDYGVKENLDLSVAVIVCSDSVASGKKEDRAGKVISEKVKKMGLSVSNYTVIPDEVKDIQETINKLCIANKDLVILTGGTGLSNRDVTPEAIIPMLDRRIPGIEEAIRSYGQDRTPYAMLSRSVVGFKGDTLIMALPGSTAGASESMDAVFPSVLHLFKILNGFNHGK, encoded by the coding sequence ATGGTAGATATCACGCATAAAATTATAACACAACGTACTGCAACAGCTCAGGCAATTGTAAAAGTAGGTTCAGTAGAAACGATGAAGGCTATTTTGAACAAAACCGTTCCAAAAGGCGATGTATTGGAGGTAGCTCGAACAGCAGGTTTATTTGCGGTAAAAAATACCTCGAACTCGATTCCGGACTGTCATCCTATGCCGATTGAATTCACCGGAATTGAATATGAATTTTTGGATGATTCGGTGGTGATAAAAGTAACTGTCAAAGCAATTTACCGCACAGGCGTCGAGGTCGAAGCTATGCACGGTGCATCAATCGTTGCATTGACGATGTACGATATGCTAAAGCCTATCGATAAACAAGTTGAAATTTCGACCATAAAATTACTTCATAAAAAAGGAGGAAAATCAGATTATGGAGTGAAGGAAAATCTAGATTTATCGGTTGCAGTAATCGTTTGTTCGGATAGTGTGGCAAGTGGAAAAAAAGAAGACCGAGCCGGAAAAGTAATTTCGGAAAAAGTCAAAAAAATGGGATTGAGCGTTTCAAATTATACCGTAATTCCGGATGAAGTAAAGGATATTCAGGAAACGATAAATAAACTATGTATTGCCAATAAAGATTTGGTTATTCTCACTGGTGGAACGGGTTTGTCTAATCGTGATGTAACACCCGAAGCCATTATCCCAATGCTCGACCGACGCATTCCGGGGATAGAGGAAGCCATTCGTTCCTACGGGCAGGACCGAACACCTTATGCAATGCTTTCCCGTAGCGTGGTGGGTTTCAAAGGCGACACTTTGATTATGGCTTTGCCGGGTTCTACAGCTGGTGCGAGCGAATCGATGGATGCTGTATTTCCATCAGTATTGCATTTGTTTAAAATATTAAATGGTTTCAACCATGGAAAATAA
- the mobA gene encoding molybdenum cofactor guanylyltransferase has product MENKITAILLAGGKSQRMGTDKGLLDLNGKTFIQHVCDALRPIVGSNILIVSANNKYDDLGFLRVEDIIENKGPVGGLYTGLKQSKTKVNLVLSVDVPLVTTELLEWLLKNHDETFMVTQTKNGDKTSPLIGVYDRSMQTVFGEHLYGDQLKLRRVIEEVRHQTIEIPAAWSNQVQNINTKEEYQNLIK; this is encoded by the coding sequence ATGGAAAATAAAATAACAGCAATACTTTTGGCTGGCGGGAAGAGCCAACGTATGGGGACAGATAAAGGCTTGTTGGATTTGAATGGAAAAACATTTATCCAGCATGTTTGCGATGCACTGAGACCAATCGTTGGGTCCAATATTTTAATTGTTTCTGCCAATAATAAGTATGATGATTTAGGTTTTCTCAGAGTCGAAGATATAATTGAAAACAAAGGTCCGGTTGGCGGACTCTACACCGGCCTGAAACAATCAAAAACAAAAGTAAATCTTGTTTTGAGTGTTGATGTTCCGTTGGTAACAACAGAATTGTTGGAATGGTTGCTGAAAAATCACGATGAAACTTTTATGGTTACACAAACAAAAAACGGAGACAAAACCAGTCCGCTCATAGGGGTTTACGACCGCTCGATGCAAACTGTTTTTGGAGAACATCTGTACGGAGATCAGCTTAAATTGCGCCGGGTGATTGAGGAGGTTAGACACCAAACGATTGAAATTCCTGCAGCATGGAGCAATCAAGTGCAGAATATAAACACAAAAGAAGAATATCAAAATTTAATTAAATGA
- the glgA gene encoding glycogen synthase yields MKIALYTNEFPPNIYGGAGVHIDFLSQELARLAQVEVRCFGDQKENKDSMHVEGINSCLTKMVDPENEHIKMYHNLSRNVEMAQATPKADIVHCHTWYTHLAGVFTRELLQVPLILTTHSLETHRPWKVEQLGNGYFMSRWIETNAYKSADGVIAVSEQMKVDVVEAYGVDPKKVTVIHNGIDPEFYKPTFDDNLLREYGIDPSIPFVLFVGRITRQKGISQLIEACQYFNEDCQIVLCAGAPDTEEIAKETATLIDELKAKRKGVILISEMLPREKVKVLYSHARVFACPSLYEPFGIINLEAMSCETPVVGSHVGGIPEIIVEGETGYLIPLESVSRTNFNPLNPTAFQKDFAAKVNALLENEELATKMGKAGRVRVLEKFSWESIAKTTYNYYQEVIARFEKETA; encoded by the coding sequence ATGAAAATAGCACTTTATACTAACGAATTCCCTCCAAATATCTATGGCGGAGCAGGAGTACATATTGATTTTTTAAGCCAAGAATTGGCCAGATTGGCACAAGTTGAGGTTCGGTGTTTTGGTGACCAAAAGGAAAATAAGGATTCCATGCATGTGGAAGGAATCAATTCCTGTTTGACAAAAATGGTCGACCCAGAAAATGAACACATCAAAATGTATCATAATTTGAGTCGAAATGTCGAAATGGCTCAGGCTACACCAAAAGCCGATATTGTGCATTGCCATACTTGGTACACGCATTTGGCAGGTGTTTTTACAAGAGAATTGCTTCAGGTACCGTTGATATTGACAACTCACAGTCTGGAAACCCACCGCCCGTGGAAAGTAGAACAGTTGGGTAATGGTTATTTTATGTCCAGATGGATTGAAACTAATGCGTACAAATCTGCGGATGGCGTGATTGCCGTAAGCGAACAAATGAAAGTTGATGTGGTCGAAGCTTATGGTGTTGATCCCAAAAAAGTGACTGTAATACATAACGGAATTGATCCCGAATTTTATAAACCAACTTTTGACGATAATTTACTGAGAGAGTACGGAATCGATCCGAGTATTCCGTTTGTGCTTTTTGTGGGAAGGATTACGCGTCAAAAAGGGATTTCGCAATTGATAGAAGCCTGTCAGTATTTTAATGAAGATTGTCAGATAGTGCTTTGCGCAGGTGCGCCCGATACCGAAGAAATTGCCAAAGAAACAGCAACGTTGATCGACGAACTGAAAGCAAAAAGAAAAGGGGTAATCTTAATTTCTGAAATGTTGCCACGCGAAAAAGTGAAAGTGTTGTACAGCCATGCAAGGGTTTTTGCCTGTCCTTCGTTATACGAACCTTTTGGAATCATCAATCTCGAGGCGATGTCTTGTGAAACGCCGGTTGTTGGTAGTCATGTTGGTGGTATTCCAGAGATTATTGTTGAAGGTGAAACCGGATATTTGATTCCGCTGGAAAGCGTTTCGAGAACTAATTTCAATCCGCTTAACCCGACAGCTTTCCAAAAAGATTTTGCGGCTAAAGTAAATGCTTTGTTGGAAAATGAGGAATTGGCAACCAAGATGGGGAAAGCTGGGCGCGTACGTGTTTTAGAGAAATTCAGTTGGGAATCCATTGCCAAAACGACCTACAATTATTATCAGGAAGTTATAGCCAGATTCGAGAAAGAGACAGCTTAG
- a CDS encoding HesA/MoeB/ThiF family protein, whose product MIKNKRYIRQMILPEIGETGQQKLLDARVLVIGAGGLGCPVLQNLASAGVGNIGIVDGDVVDETNLHRQLLYTLKDCGNSKAETAEKAILELNPEINVSIFSEFFTAQNASKIVEEYQIIVDCTDAIAVRYLINDVAVAKRIPMVYASIHKFEGQVSVFNYKNGPSYRCLFPEQESLSIVPNCAESGVLGVLPNTLGTFQATEVLKIILGIGTVLSGKLLIYDALNFQTQIIDFPKNPRMIEKGIINGTQILNRKKRNEDLTPEAFFEKCEQQGVIVIDVRELEETPEFKGENVVRIPLGQLEEYSKKLNKNQEIVLFCQTGMRSQTALNYLVKSGFVGVFHLGKGIESLENQIQ is encoded by the coding sequence ATGATAAAGAACAAACGATATATCAGACAAATGATTCTCCCGGAAATTGGAGAAACGGGTCAGCAAAAATTACTGGACGCTCGTGTCTTGGTAATTGGTGCGGGCGGTTTGGGCTGTCCGGTTCTCCAAAATCTGGCTTCTGCCGGAGTTGGCAATATAGGAATTGTGGATGGTGATGTTGTGGACGAAACCAATTTGCACAGGCAATTATTGTACACCTTAAAAGATTGTGGTAACAGCAAAGCCGAAACGGCGGAAAAGGCGATTTTGGAATTGAATCCCGAGATTAATGTTAGTATTTTTTCAGAGTTTTTTACAGCTCAAAATGCTTCAAAAATAGTGGAGGAATATCAAATAATTGTCGATTGTACAGATGCGATTGCTGTTCGTTATCTGATTAATGATGTGGCTGTCGCCAAAAGAATTCCGATGGTGTATGCTTCGATTCATAAATTTGAAGGACAGGTTTCGGTATTTAATTATAAAAATGGGCCAAGTTATCGTTGCTTATTTCCGGAACAGGAAAGTTTGAGTATTGTTCCAAATTGTGCTGAATCTGGAGTTTTGGGTGTTTTGCCAAATACTTTGGGAACATTCCAAGCCACCGAAGTGCTCAAAATAATATTAGGAATTGGAACGGTTTTATCGGGGAAATTATTGATTTATGATGCCCTGAATTTCCAAACACAAATCATTGATTTTCCCAAGAATCCAAGAATGATTGAAAAAGGAATCATAAATGGAACGCAAATTTTAAACAGAAAAAAAAGAAATGAAGATTTAACTCCCGAAGCTTTTTTTGAAAAATGCGAACAACAAGGAGTTATAGTTATTGACGTTCGAGAATTGGAAGAAACACCCGAGTTTAAGGGGGAAAATGTTGTTCGGATTCCTTTGGGACAATTGGAAGAATACAGTAAAAAACTAAATAAAAATCAGGAAATCGTTTTGTTTTGTCAAACGGGAATGCGCAGTCAAACCGCTTTGAATTATTTGGTAAAATCAGGGTTTGTAGGCGTTTTTCATTTGGGAAAAGGCATTGAATCTTTGGAAAACCAAATTCAATAG
- a CDS encoding MoaD/ThiS family protein, producing the protein MTITLKYFGLLADITQLKEEQFTFDEEAISVSALKSKIESSYQNIQNTSYTIAVNQTMSDLQTTIKDKDVIAFLPPFAGG; encoded by the coding sequence ATGACCATAACGCTAAAATATTTTGGTTTACTCGCTGATATAACGCAATTAAAAGAGGAACAATTCACTTTTGATGAAGAGGCCATTTCAGTCTCGGCATTAAAATCGAAAATAGAAAGCAGTTACCAAAACATTCAAAACACAAGCTACACCATTGCAGTTAACCAAACGATGAGCGATTTGCAGACTACAATAAAAGACAAGGATGTGATTGCTTTTTTGCCGCCTTTTGCGGGAGGGTAA
- a CDS encoding AI-2E family transporter, with the protein MKQSSYTFNSLKFEKIVDTLIRLGVLFLLIGWCYDILKPFVLIIVWAIVIAVALSPIYEAIVKLFRGKKILATIFLALLLISILVIPSILVTQSLYEEINNFTASYQANGHLIPPPGETTKDWPAFTKPILDIWQTASVDASKVIIKYSDQLKVVGEWLLLALAGIGKGILQFIFSIIIAMGLLLYSESLTAVSKSIFIKLIGKKGEHYALITVATIRNVVKGFLGVALIQSLMVGVGFFMAGVPFAGIFTIICLVLAIIQVGIGPIAIPVVIYMFSVTDTTTATLLTIWIGITMISDNILKPIFLGRGNPPAPMLVIFLGAIGGFIFNGFIGLFLGAVILILGYKFFLSWIGMDEDEIEENQEPVEV; encoded by the coding sequence ATGAAACAAAGCAGCTACACTTTCAACAGTTTGAAATTCGAAAAAATAGTCGATACCCTCATCCGTCTTGGCGTATTGTTTTTACTTATTGGCTGGTGCTATGACATTCTTAAACCCTTTGTTCTAATCATCGTTTGGGCGATTGTTATTGCTGTGGCATTGAGCCCGATTTACGAAGCCATAGTAAAACTTTTCAGAGGCAAAAAGATTTTGGCTACTATTTTCCTCGCCTTACTTTTAATCAGTATTCTGGTAATCCCTAGTATATTGGTAACCCAATCCTTATACGAAGAAATCAACAATTTTACCGCTTCCTATCAGGCAAACGGACATCTAATTCCGCCACCAGGAGAAACCACCAAAGACTGGCCTGCGTTCACAAAACCCATATTAGATATTTGGCAAACAGCCTCTGTGGATGCTTCCAAAGTGATCATTAAATATTCCGACCAATTAAAAGTCGTTGGCGAATGGCTATTATTGGCGTTGGCCGGAATAGGAAAAGGCATCCTTCAATTCATCTTTTCCATTATCATTGCAATGGGATTACTGTTGTATTCTGAATCGCTGACTGCAGTTTCCAAAAGTATTTTCATCAAATTGATAGGCAAAAAGGGCGAACATTACGCCTTAATCACCGTAGCCACCATCCGCAATGTGGTAAAAGGATTTTTGGGCGTAGCTTTAATTCAATCATTAATGGTTGGCGTGGGATTCTTTATGGCAGGCGTACCTTTCGCTGGGATTTTTACAATAATCTGTCTTGTTCTTGCAATTATTCAAGTCGGAATTGGTCCCATCGCCATTCCAGTGGTTATCTATATGTTTTCGGTTACCGACACTACAACAGCGACGCTCCTAACCATCTGGATTGGTATCACAATGATTTCCGACAATATCCTAAAACCCATATTCTTGGGAAGAGGCAATCCACCAGCACCAATGCTCGTAATATTTCTTGGTGCCATTGGCGGATTCATTTTCAACGGATTCATCGGACTATTCCTCGGCGCTGTAATCCTCATTTTGGGCTATAAATTTTTCCTCTCTTGGATAGGAATGGACGAGGATGAAATTGAAGAAAATCAAGAACCAGTAGAAGTTTAG